One Branchiostoma floridae strain S238N-H82 chromosome 1, Bfl_VNyyK, whole genome shotgun sequence genomic region harbors:
- the LOC118414228 gene encoding replication protein A 70 kDa DNA-binding subunit B-like has protein sequence MPKKKHDHLTCTPNPSSSEHNRQNSTNPHKHSEKDPPAPEQAVPPPLANTDNVSSTPDTNIAIADIDSNLNRTYTLHVKVISKSDITPFSRLHGKSSGNRLSLMLADTTANLKAVAWNKTAERVFHAMDVDKTYTIKNFIIKPANKKYTSTKFELTFTDNTIIEPTNVDLPCNVDTVYTTIDNLTTMTSDSYVSVVGIIHRIHPPTTVHRKYDGQPISKTIIDIADDTKTSVSVTFWNAEDKTALYEIDKTVLHLQNAKLTIYNDAPQLSVTSDTTVLIDENNHRSKELLETMKTIPHDDITPLLAITNDSDYRTCP, from the coding sequence AtgcctaaaaaaaaacatgaccacCTAACTTGCACACCTAACCCGTCCTCCTCTGAACATAATCGCCAAAATTCAACTAACCCACACAAACATTCAGAAAAAGACCCACCAGCACCAGAACAAGCAGTTCCTCCTCCACTGGCAAATACCGACAACGTCTCCAGCACACCTGATACTAATATTGCCATTGCAGACATCGACAGCAATTTGAACCGCACATATACACTCCATGTAAAAGTCATATCCAAAAGTGACATCACTCCATTTTCAAGACTACATGGGAAAAGCTCCGGAAATCGCCTAAGTCTAATGTTAGCAGATACCACTGCTAATCTAAAGGCCGTGGCATGGAATAAGACAGCTGAAAGAGTGTTCCATGCCATGGATGTCGACAAAACTTACACAATCAAAAATTTCATCATTAAACCAGCAAACAAGAAGTACACGTCTACCAAATTCGAACTGACCTTCACGGATAACACTATCATAGAACCAACAAACGTTGACCTTCCTTGCAACGTAGACACCGTCTATACCACGATTGACAACTTAACAACTATGACTAGTGACAGCTATGTTTCTGTTGTCGGCATCATACATCGCATACACCCTCCAACTACCGTTCATCGAAAATATGATGGTCAACCAATTTCTAAGACCATAATCGACATCGCAGATGACACAAAGACATCTGTGTCGGTGACCTTTTGGAACGCAGAAGACAAAACTGCGCTATATGAAATTGACAAGACAGTACTTCACCTCCAAAATGCTAAGCTAACTATTTACAATGACGCCCCGCAACTCAGTGTTACATCAGACACAACAGTTCTGATAGATGAAAACAATCACAGATCGAAGGAACTATTGGAAACAATGAAAACCATACCACATGACGATATCACGCCATTGCTGGCAATCACAAACGACTCCGACTACAGGACATGTCCTTAA